The Candidatus Dormiibacterota bacterium genome has a window encoding:
- a CDS encoding sugar transferase, producing the protein MTVVLALLECVLICAATCAAIHFGSAPRAGGAVLLAIALERSLALSVSCVVAFYYQQLYDLRAVRTFRAFLARLPKSGGLAFVLTLVLWRLIQPTEIHRLVPLLILAALLAVLLPLRALVYGFAALRPFARRNLVLGTGPLARQIVHELEALSGSRDALAGIVAESGGDRSLTMKAPVLGTLEDLDTILTRTDPARIVVALDERRGRLPVRRLLEARVRGIAVEDGGEVLERLTGKIAIESILPGALAFSKDFRASRAHDALARAGGVLLAGAGLVLSSPLFLLVALLIKLDSRGPVLFVHERVGLGGRRFRLLKFRTMHPADGATSEWVRENEDRITRVGRWLRKFRLDELPQFVNILRGDLNFIGPRPHPASNFDLFDRVVPYYWLRTLVRPGITGWAQVRYGYANNLEEETEKMRYDLYYIKHRSFLLDVRILLDTARVVLLGRGAESVESPSGEAREYDRVAALLPHLLLRRDTGRALALHGAATPLALGDDFRRRSGKRRS; encoded by the coding sequence ATGACGGTGGTCCTGGCGCTTCTCGAGTGCGTCCTGATCTGCGCCGCGACCTGCGCCGCCATCCACTTCGGGTCCGCACCGCGCGCCGGAGGGGCTGTCCTCCTGGCGATCGCCCTGGAGCGCTCGCTGGCCCTCTCCGTATCCTGCGTCGTCGCCTTCTATTACCAGCAGCTCTACGATCTGCGCGCCGTCAGGACGTTCAGGGCGTTCCTCGCCCGCCTGCCGAAGTCCGGCGGGCTGGCCTTCGTCCTGACGCTCGTCCTCTGGAGGCTGATCCAGCCGACGGAGATCCATCGCCTTGTTCCGCTCCTGATCCTGGCGGCGCTCCTCGCCGTCCTCCTGCCGCTGCGGGCGCTCGTCTATGGGTTTGCTGCCCTGCGTCCGTTCGCGCGGCGCAACCTGGTGCTCGGCACCGGTCCTCTGGCGAGACAGATCGTGCATGAGCTGGAGGCGCTCTCCGGCTCCCGTGATGCGCTCGCCGGCATCGTCGCCGAGAGCGGCGGCGATCGTTCCCTGACGATGAAGGCGCCGGTCCTCGGGACTCTCGAGGATCTGGACACGATCCTCACCCGGACCGATCCCGCGCGGATCGTGGTTGCCCTGGATGAACGACGGGGTCGTCTTCCTGTGAGGCGCCTGCTCGAGGCCAGGGTCCGGGGGATCGCCGTCGAGGACGGGGGGGAGGTCCTGGAGCGCCTGACCGGCAAGATCGCCATCGAGTCGATCCTGCCGGGCGCCCTGGCGTTCTCGAAGGACTTCCGCGCCTCCCGCGCCCACGACGCCCTGGCGCGGGCGGGCGGCGTACTGCTCGCGGGCGCGGGTCTCGTCCTCTCGTCCCCGCTCTTCCTCCTCGTCGCCCTCCTGATCAAGCTCGACTCGCGCGGTCCCGTCCTGTTCGTCCACGAACGCGTAGGGCTGGGGGGCAGGCGCTTCCGTCTTCTCAAGTTCCGGACGATGCACCCGGCCGACGGCGCCACCTCGGAATGGGTCCGCGAGAACGAGGATCGAATCACCCGGGTCGGCAGGTGGCTGCGCAAGTTCCGACTCGACGAGCTGCCGCAGTTCGTGAACATCCTGCGGGGCGACCTCAACTTCATCGGGCCGCGGCCGCACCCGGCGTCCAACTTCGATCTCTTCGACCGGGTCGTTCCCTATTACTGGCTGAGAACCCTGGTCCGTCCCGGAATCACGGGCTGGGCGCAGGTGCGCTACGGGTACGCCAACAACCTCGAGGAAGAGACGGAGAAGATGCGCTACGACCTGTACTACATCAAGCACCGCTCCTTCCTCCTGGACGTGCGCATCCTGCTGGACACGGCCCGGGTCGTTCTGCTGGGCCGCGGCGCCGAGTCCGTGGAGTCCCCTTCGGGCGAAGCCCGGGAGTACGACCGGGTCGCCGCGCTGCTGCCGCATCTCCTCCTCCGGCGCGACACGGGGCGGGCGCTCGCCCTGCACGGCGCCGCGACCCCGCTGGCGCTCGGCGACGATTTCAGGCGCCGCTCGGGAAAGCGACGGTCCTGA
- a CDS encoding choice-of-anchor P family protein, giving the protein MTRTISQLRTLAVLALTGAGLLAWPAAATAQTVSGSASAVRASVFGMTTTLADTGPLADASDLRDASNMAAGILSLGSADVLHAATGASPDSVASEASLADAGLAVAGNFISAAFVMARALAPAAGSPVGTSEIDGLSINGVPVTVTGQPNQTVWLLGGRVILNEQVPTSTGTTVNAVHVIVSGVADIVLATASAGVGSSGSGLPLPPPPLPPLF; this is encoded by the coding sequence ATGACTCGAACCATCAGTCAGCTTCGAACACTGGCCGTGCTCGCCCTCACGGGGGCCGGTCTTCTGGCCTGGCCCGCGGCCGCGACGGCCCAGACCGTCAGCGGCTCCGCGAGCGCGGTCCGGGCGAGCGTATTCGGGATGACGACCACCCTCGCCGACACCGGTCCCCTGGCCGATGCCTCTGACCTGCGGGATGCCTCCAACATGGCGGCCGGCATCCTGTCTCTGGGGAGCGCCGACGTCCTGCACGCTGCGACGGGGGCAAGCCCGGATTCCGTCGCCTCGGAGGCCTCGCTCGCCGACGCGGGTCTGGCGGTCGCCGGCAACTTCATCTCCGCCGCTTTCGTCATGGCCAGGGCCCTGGCCCCGGCCGCCGGTTCGCCCGTCGGCACGTCGGAGATCGACGGTCTTTCGATCAACGGTGTGCCGGTCACGGTGACCGGTCAACCCAACCAGACGGTCTGGCTCCTCGGTGGGCGGGTGATCCTGAACGAGCAGGTCCCGACCTCGACCGGCACGACCGTCAACGCAGTGCACGTCATCGTCAGCGGCGTGGCCGACATCGTGCTCGCCACCGCCAGCGCCGGCGTCGGCTCCAGCGGCTCGGGTCTCCCTCTGCCGCCCCCGCCGCTGCCGCCGCTCTTTTGA
- a CDS encoding cytochrome P450 codes for MNASRLATPEVAPPLSLYHLLEPEIIANPYPLYSRLRTEDPVHWDPFLFVWVVTRYQDVIRVLRDFSAQCAPTPEQLKAMGVADLGPIAKVMVKQMLFMDAPAHTRIRGLAACAFTPARVEVLRSHIREITDRLLEPVLAKGRMDVIADLAEPLPCIVSAEMLGVPVEDHRRLKAWSQDFGQMLGNLQHDPNLTPGVLRTVEEMTAYFRSAMRDQRRRPREGLVSTLMNAEIDGDRLTEEEVIANCILTMVGGQETTTNLIGNGVLSLLRHPDQLAMLRSDLSLIPSAVEELLRFESPSQHTSRLAPADVEMGGRLIRKGQVVVAVMGAGNRDPDRFLEPDRLDITRQDNRHLAFGWAAHFCFGAPLARIEGQIAFEGILRRMPDLALEPAPLVWRTNLGLRGLKTLPVTFRHAAPAPSS; via the coding sequence ATGAACGCGAGCCGACTCGCCACGCCGGAGGTCGCCCCGCCGCTGAGCCTCTATCACCTCCTCGAACCGGAGATCATCGCCAACCCGTACCCGCTCTACAGCCGTCTACGGACCGAGGACCCCGTGCACTGGGATCCGTTCCTGTTCGTCTGGGTGGTGACGCGCTACCAGGACGTGATCCGCGTGCTCCGCGATTTCTCCGCGCAGTGCGCCCCGACGCCCGAGCAGCTCAAGGCCATGGGTGTCGCCGACCTGGGCCCGATCGCGAAGGTGATGGTCAAGCAGATGCTGTTCATGGACGCGCCGGCCCACACGCGCATCAGAGGTCTGGCCGCCTGCGCCTTCACGCCGGCGCGCGTCGAAGTCCTGCGGAGCCACATCCGCGAGATCACCGACCGCCTGCTGGAGCCGGTTCTCGCGAAGGGACGAATGGACGTCATCGCGGACCTGGCCGAGCCGCTGCCGTGCATCGTCAGCGCTGAAATGCTGGGCGTGCCGGTGGAGGACCACCGCCGGCTCAAGGCGTGGTCGCAGGATTTCGGGCAGATGCTCGGCAACCTCCAGCACGATCCCAATCTGACACCCGGGGTCCTGCGCACTGTCGAGGAGATGACCGCCTACTTCCGCTCCGCTATGCGCGATCAGAGGAGGCGCCCGCGGGAGGGTCTGGTGAGCACCCTGATGAACGCGGAAATCGACGGCGATCGTCTCACGGAGGAGGAGGTGATCGCGAACTGCATCCTGACCATGGTCGGGGGTCAGGAGACGACCACCAACCTCATCGGCAACGGCGTCTTGTCGCTCCTGCGCCATCCGGACCAGCTCGCGATGCTCAGGAGCGATCTTTCCCTCATCCCGTCCGCGGTCGAGGAGCTGCTCCGCTTCGAGAGTCCGAGCCAGCACACGAGTCGCCTGGCCCCCGCCGATGTCGAGATGGGCGGGCGCCTGATCCGAAAGGGCCAGGTGGTGGTCGCGGTCATGGGCGCGGGCAACCGCGATCCCGATCGGTTTCTCGAGCCCGACCGTCTCGACATCACCCGCCAGGACAACCGTCACCTGGCGTTCGGTTGGGCCGCGCACTTCTGCTTCGGTGCGCCGCTCGCGCGCATCGAAGGTCAGATCGCCTTCGAGGGGATCCTGCGCCGCATGCCCGACCTCGCTCTCGAGCCCGCTCCCCTCGTCTGGCGGACGAACCTGGGCCTGCGCGGCCTGAAGACGTTGCCGGTGACGTTCAGGCACGCCGCTCCCGCCCCCTCGTCCTGA
- a CDS encoding post-COAP-1 domain-containing protein, producing MRKLILLLAVVGFAVVCGGRIFAWGGGEQPPSDFVTGGGWIVGTPSGAKGNFGVGGGVKNGAFWGHLNYLDHGSGLHVQATSITGYVFVDDRTRDICGTYTTNTGDSGYFRVRVTDNGEPGRDDFFGIKLQSGYLAMGDLGGPDPGGGNIQLHKGNASNTPPTTPSFCPV from the coding sequence ATGAGAAAACTCATTCTGCTTCTGGCGGTGGTCGGGTTCGCGGTCGTCTGTGGCGGTCGGATCTTCGCCTGGGGAGGTGGCGAGCAGCCGCCGTCCGATTTCGTGACCGGCGGAGGGTGGATCGTCGGAACCCCCTCCGGCGCCAAGGGGAACTTCGGCGTCGGCGGTGGCGTCAAGAACGGCGCCTTCTGGGGTCACTTGAACTATCTCGACCACGGCTCGGGCCTGCATGTGCAGGCGACGAGCATCACCGGCTACGTGTTCGTCGACGACCGTACCCGCGACATCTGCGGGACCTATACGACGAACACCGGCGACAGCGGCTACTTCCGCGTCAGGGTGACCGACAACGGCGAGCCTGGCCGCGATGATTTCTTCGGGATCAAGCTCCAGAGCGGCTATCTCGCCATGGGCGATCTGGGCGGCCCCGATCCGGGCGGGGGGAACATCCAGCTGCACAAGGGGAACGCTTCCAACACGCCCCCGACGACGCCCTCGTTCTGCCCGGTGTGA
- a CDS encoding non-ribosomal peptide synthetase: protein MGCGAPAGLGMITTLTGDLERLDSVVDRLGARAAENPPAPAVVAGGKVLTYRDLEIRSSRLAKRLRSLGVGPDVIVGLCLERSPDLVVGALGILKAGGAYLPLDPSHPVEHLARLLNDAAPRILVTAACLADRLPRGDRRLIDLDAEAPDDGPEPPGHGSMSISPRSLAYVIYTSGSTGRPKGVEITHGGLSNLVRWHQAAFAVTAQDRATQIAAVGFDAAVWEIWPYLAAGASVHIPDEAIRQNPEALRDWLVFEEISVTFLPTPMAERMMTLAWPAGAPLRALLTGADTLHRYPPPGLPFKVVNNYGPTECTVVATSGIVPADGSAQPLPTIGRPIDNVQVHILDERRRPVAQGAAGELYIGGAGVGRGYLNRPDLTAERFLRDPFSPEPTARLYRTGDLGRRLPDGQIAFMGRLDEQVKIRGYRIEPAEIVRALNEHPDVRESAVVAHETALGDKRLVAYVVPASREPPAPRALKDFLATRLPGYMVPAAFVELKSLPISVSGKLDSTALPLPDEGTVLREDGYVAPRTQVEERVAGILAPLLGLDRVGVLDNFFTLGGHSMLGTQLITRLREAFSVQLALRTIFETPTVAGLSTEIERLLLRRLEAMSEDEAARMLR, encoded by the coding sequence GTGGGCTGCGGCGCGCCCGCTGGTCTCGGCATGATCACGACGCTGACCGGCGACCTGGAGCGGCTCGACTCGGTGGTCGACCGGCTCGGAGCGCGGGCCGCAGAGAACCCCCCGGCTCCGGCGGTGGTGGCGGGCGGGAAGGTGTTGACCTACCGCGACCTCGAAATCCGATCCTCGCGGCTGGCGAAGCGGTTGCGCTCCCTGGGGGTCGGCCCCGACGTCATCGTGGGGCTGTGCCTGGAGCGCTCGCCTGACCTGGTGGTCGGGGCGCTCGGGATCCTCAAGGCGGGCGGAGCCTACCTGCCGCTCGATCCGTCCCACCCCGTCGAGCACCTGGCCCGGCTCCTGAATGATGCCGCGCCCCGGATCCTCGTGACCGCGGCGTGCCTGGCGGATCGCCTGCCACGCGGGGACCGGCGCCTGATCGACCTGGATGCGGAAGCCCCTGACGATGGTCCGGAGCCTCCGGGACACGGCAGCATGTCCATCTCCCCTCGAAGTCTGGCGTACGTCATCTATACCTCCGGCTCGACCGGCCGGCCGAAGGGAGTGGAGATCACGCATGGCGGCCTGTCGAACCTGGTGCGCTGGCATCAGGCGGCGTTCGCCGTCACGGCGCAGGATCGCGCCACGCAGATCGCCGCGGTCGGCTTCGACGCTGCGGTATGGGAGATCTGGCCCTATCTCGCGGCCGGCGCCAGCGTCCACATTCCCGACGAAGCGATCCGACAGAATCCCGAGGCGCTGCGCGACTGGCTGGTCTTCGAAGAGATCAGCGTCACGTTCCTGCCCACGCCCATGGCGGAGCGGATGATGACGCTCGCCTGGCCCGCCGGCGCTCCCCTCCGCGCTCTGCTGACCGGCGCCGATACGCTGCACCGCTACCCGCCGCCCGGCCTGCCCTTCAAGGTGGTGAACAACTACGGTCCGACCGAATGCACGGTGGTCGCGACCTCCGGAATCGTCCCTGCCGACGGAAGCGCCCAGCCGCTGCCCACGATCGGCCGGCCGATCGACAACGTTCAGGTGCACATCCTGGACGAGCGACGGCGACCGGTCGCGCAGGGTGCCGCGGGTGAGCTGTACATCGGCGGTGCGGGCGTCGGTCGAGGTTATCTGAACCGTCCCGATCTGACGGCGGAAAGGTTCCTCAGAGACCCATTCAGCCCGGAACCCACGGCGCGTCTCTACCGGACGGGAGACCTGGGCCGGCGACTTCCTGACGGCCAGATCGCCTTCATGGGCCGGCTCGACGAGCAGGTCAAAATCCGCGGCTATCGCATCGAGCCTGCCGAGATCGTCCGTGCGCTCAACGAACATCCGGATGTCCGGGAAAGCGCGGTCGTCGCCCACGAGACCGCGCTGGGCGACAAACGGCTCGTCGCCTACGTCGTGCCCGCCTCGCGAGAGCCGCCGGCCCCCCGGGCGCTGAAGGACTTCCTCGCGACGCGTCTTCCGGGCTACATGGTGCCCGCCGCCTTCGTGGAGCTTAAGTCCCTGCCGATCAGCGTGAGCGGCAAGCTCGATAGCACAGCCCTGCCACTTCCGGACGAAGGGACCGTCCTTCGGGAAGACGGCTACGTGGCGCCGCGCACGCAGGTCGAGGAGCGCGTCGCCGGGATCCTCGCGCCCCTCCTGGGCCTGGATCGCGTCGGCGTCCTCGACAACTTTTTCACGCTCGGCGGCCACTCCATGCTGGGCACGCAGCTCATCACACGTCTGCGCGAGGCCTTTTCCGTGCAGCTCGCCCTGCGCACCATCTTCGAGACGCCGACCGTCGCCGGTCTCTCGACCGAGATCGAACGCCTCCTGCTCCGCAGGCTCGAAGCCATGAGCGAGGACGAGGCCGCACGGATGCTGCGATGA
- the asnB gene encoding asparagine synthase (glutamine-hydrolyzing): MCGIAGIVDFEGGSVSEEQVRAMCAVMRHRGPDGEGVYFAPGVGLGMRRLSVIDLDTGDQPVRNEDGTAWVVFNGEIYNYRELRRDLEGRGHRFHTSSDTESIIHLYEDRGQACVKALRGMFGLAIWDQTRRTLLLARDRLGIKPLYYTEVGGRLAFASELKALLQLPEVEARIDWRAFGALLGTLCTPADQSIVAGVKKLEPGHVLVARPGRGVRVERYWDVWFDPVMGRPEADVADELRGLLEESVRLHMASDVPLGAFLSGGIDSSSVVALMTRQGGGPVKTFSIGFSDADFDETPDARQVARALGTDHHERILAPDATEILEDVAFHLDEPFGDSSAIPTYMVSKLASAHVKVVLSGDGGDELFAGYERYLREERERRHGAPARWAMGRIGRLMPRGMRGRERMLHLSLPDDRRYLHGLTLYEPDDTKMLLRPDVYAEVARHDPWAREAARLSRDGHWLSRLQDLDLTSYLPLDILTKVDRMSMAHSIEARVPLLDHKVVEFAARIPPEMLLRDGRSKHILRRAMAGLLPESVFEKPKRGFAIPLGRWFGGPLRDLPRDVLLSERSRRRGILDMAGVERLLQNPKRRGTLDLPIWTLLSFEMWCRTFLDRPRRPIASSPRPLRHEGRPAWAAARPLVSA; the protein is encoded by the coding sequence ATGTGCGGCATCGCGGGGATCGTGGACTTCGAAGGGGGATCGGTCAGCGAAGAGCAGGTGCGCGCGATGTGCGCCGTGATGCGACACCGCGGGCCGGACGGTGAGGGGGTATATTTCGCGCCGGGAGTGGGTCTCGGGATGCGCCGGCTGAGCGTCATCGACCTCGACACGGGGGATCAGCCGGTGCGCAACGAGGACGGTACCGCCTGGGTCGTGTTCAACGGCGAGATCTACAACTACAGAGAGCTGCGTCGGGACCTGGAGGGGCGCGGGCACCGCTTCCACACCTCCTCCGACACCGAGTCGATCATCCACCTCTACGAGGACCGCGGCCAGGCCTGCGTCAAGGCGTTGCGCGGCATGTTCGGCCTCGCCATCTGGGACCAGACGCGGAGAACGCTGCTCCTGGCGCGTGACCGGCTCGGTATCAAGCCGCTCTACTACACCGAGGTGGGCGGCCGGCTCGCGTTCGCCTCCGAGCTGAAGGCGCTCCTGCAGCTGCCCGAGGTGGAGGCGAGGATCGACTGGAGGGCGTTCGGCGCGCTGCTCGGGACGCTCTGCACGCCCGCCGACCAGAGCATCGTCGCCGGCGTCAAGAAGCTCGAGCCGGGTCACGTGCTTGTGGCGCGGCCCGGCCGGGGCGTCCGGGTCGAGCGTTACTGGGACGTGTGGTTCGACCCCGTCATGGGCCGCCCGGAGGCGGACGTCGCCGACGAGCTGCGGGGCCTCCTCGAGGAATCGGTGCGCCTGCACATGGCGAGCGACGTCCCGCTGGGCGCCTTCCTCTCAGGCGGGATCGACTCGAGCAGCGTCGTGGCGCTGATGACGCGCCAAGGCGGTGGTCCGGTGAAGACGTTCTCGATCGGATTCAGCGACGCCGATTTCGACGAGACCCCCGACGCGCGGCAGGTGGCCCGGGCCCTGGGGACCGACCATCACGAGAGGATCCTCGCCCCCGACGCGACGGAGATTCTCGAGGACGTCGCCTTCCACCTCGACGAGCCGTTCGGCGACTCCTCGGCCATCCCGACCTACATGGTCTCCAAGCTCGCCTCGGCGCACGTGAAGGTGGTGCTGTCCGGCGACGGCGGCGACGAGCTGTTCGCGGGCTACGAGCGCTATCTTCGGGAGGAGCGCGAAAGGCGTCACGGGGCGCCGGCGCGCTGGGCGATGGGCCGCATCGGCCGCCTCATGCCGCGCGGCATGAGGGGCCGCGAGCGCATGCTGCATCTCTCCCTGCCCGACGACCGGCGCTACCTGCATGGCCTCACGCTGTACGAGCCGGACGACACGAAGATGCTTCTCCGCCCCGACGTCTACGCGGAGGTCGCCCGCCACGATCCGTGGGCCCGAGAGGCGGCGCGGCTGTCGCGCGACGGCCACTGGCTGTCGCGGCTCCAGGACCTGGATCTCACCAGCTACCTGCCGCTCGATATCCTTACGAAGGTCGATCGCATGAGCATGGCCCACTCGATCGAGGCCCGCGTCCCGCTCCTCGATCACAAGGTGGTGGAGTTCGCGGCTAGGATTCCGCCGGAGATGCTGCTGCGCGACGGACGGTCGAAGCACATCCTGAGGCGCGCCATGGCCGGTCTTCTCCCCGAGTCGGTGTTCGAGAAGCCCAAGCGCGGCTTCGCCATCCCCCTCGGCCGCTGGTTCGGCGGACCGCTGCGGGACCTCCCGCGCGACGTGCTGCTGTCGGAGCGCAGCCGGCGCAGGGGGATCCTGGACATGGCCGGCGTCGAGAGGCTCCTCCAGAATCCGAAGCGGCGCGGAACTCTCGACCTGCCAATCTGGACGCTCCTCTCCTTCGAGATGTGGTGCCGGACGTTTCTCGACCGGCCACGCAGGCCGATCGCATCCAGCCCGCGACCGCTGCGGCATGAGGGACGGCCGGCGTGGGCTGCGGCGCGCCCGCTGGTCTCGGCATGA